In Diceros bicornis minor isolate mBicDic1 chromosome 24, mDicBic1.mat.cur, whole genome shotgun sequence, the following are encoded in one genomic region:
- the GPHB5 gene encoding glycoprotein hormone beta-5: protein MKLAYLLLGPMALLLLAGCSCVLSTYSGDLRTFVGCAVREFTFLAKKPGCRGLRITTDACWGRCETWEKPILEPPYIEAHHRVCTYNETKQVTVKLPNCAPGVDPFYTYPVAIRCDCGACSTATTECETI, encoded by the exons ATGAAGCTGGCATACCTTTTGCTGGGCCCCATGGCCCTCCTCCTCCTGGCTGGTTGCAGCTGTGTCCTCAGCACCTACAGCGGGGACCTGCGCACCTTTGTGGGTTGTGCTGTGAGGGAGTTTACTTTCTTGGCCAAGAAGCCGGGCTGCAGGGGCCTTCGGATCACCACGGATGCCTGCTGGGGCCGCTGTGAAACCTGGGAG AAGCCCATTCTGGAACCTCCCTACATTGAAGCCCATCATCGAGTCTGTACCTACAATGAGACCAAACAGGTGACGGTCAAGCTGCCTAACTGTGCCCCGGGAGTGGACCCCTTCTACACCTACCCTGTGGCCATCCGCTGTGACTGCGGGGCCTGCTCCACTGCCACCACGGAGTGCGAGACCATCTGA